From a single Deinococcus humi genomic region:
- a CDS encoding alanine racemase — MAYLTLDRPKLQANFNFLENLLGGHHIDWGITTKLLCGHKLFLNEVIRLGRLELLDSRISNLRAIKELAPEAQTVYIKPPASALIEELVTWADVSFNTELETIRAISAEAVRQDRQHLIIIMIEMGDLREGVLREDIVEFYEQVFQLPNIKIIGIGTNLNCLNGVMPSEDKLIQLGLYKKIIELKNNVDIQWVSAGTTVTIPLLMAGGLPQAINHFRIGEALFFGQDLVAEDTFAGMHDDVLELHAQVIELAEKPTTPSGTLGKNPFGVTAESESSAGTSHRAILDVGYLDISPQYLEPVDGRLEVIGGSSDMLVLNVGDNEAGLKVGSYVTFRLKYMGALHLMNSTYIDKFVLDEAGEQIAELPQPELVGGG, encoded by the coding sequence ATGGCCTACCTGACCCTGGACCGCCCCAAGTTGCAGGCCAACTTCAATTTTCTTGAAAATCTGCTTGGTGGACACCACATCGACTGGGGCATCACCACCAAGCTGCTGTGCGGCCACAAACTGTTTCTGAACGAGGTCATTCGCCTGGGCCGCCTAGAACTGCTGGACTCGCGCATCAGCAACCTGCGGGCCATCAAGGAGCTGGCGCCAGAGGCGCAGACCGTGTACATCAAGCCGCCCGCCTCCGCCCTGATCGAGGAGCTGGTGACGTGGGCGGACGTGAGCTTCAACACCGAGCTGGAGACCATCCGCGCCATCTCCGCCGAGGCCGTGCGCCAGGACCGGCAGCACCTGATCATCATCATGATCGAGATGGGCGATCTGCGCGAGGGCGTGCTGCGGGAGGACATTGTCGAGTTCTACGAACAGGTCTTCCAGCTGCCGAACATTAAAATCATCGGCATCGGCACCAACCTGAACTGCCTGAACGGCGTGATGCCCAGCGAGGACAAGCTAATCCAGTTGGGCCTGTACAAGAAGATTATCGAGTTGAAGAACAACGTGGACATCCAGTGGGTCAGTGCCGGGACTACCGTGACCATCCCACTCTTAATGGCGGGCGGGTTGCCCCAGGCCATCAACCACTTCCGTATCGGTGAGGCGCTGTTCTTCGGCCAGGATCTGGTGGCCGAGGACACCTTCGCTGGAATGCACGACGACGTGCTGGAATTACACGCGCAGGTGATCGAGCTGGCCGAGAAGCCCACCACGCCGTCCGGCACGCTGGGCAAGAACCCGTTTGGGGTGACCGCCGAGAGCGAGAGCAGTGCGGGAACCAGCCACCGCGCCATTCTGGATGTGGGCTACCTGGACATCTCCCCCCAGTACCTGGAGCCGGTGGATGGGCGCCTGGAAGTGATCGGCGGCAGCAGCGACATGCTGGTGCTGAATGTGGGCGACAACGAGGCCGGATTGAAGGTAGGCAGTTACGTCACGTTTCGCCTGAAATACATGGGGGCGCTGCACCTGATGAACTCGACGTACATCGACAAGTTTGTGTTGGACGA
- a CDS encoding GNAT family N-acetyltransferase produces the protein MTTQTLNINNHTLGSGAADSLSAEDGQRVAEFLHTHLDEYGDALEDIQACLAYARERGGSVTYAEEDGKILGAVITNRTGMSGFIPENILVYIAVHGKTRGRGLGQQLMETVLASVEGNVALHVEPHNPAKKLYERLGFTNKYLEMRLTR, from the coding sequence ATGACCACTCAAACCCTGAACATCAACAACCACACGCTGGGCTCAGGGGCTGCCGACAGTCTCAGCGCCGAGGACGGCCAGCGCGTGGCCGAATTCCTGCACACGCATCTCGACGAGTACGGGGACGCCTTGGAAGACATCCAGGCGTGTCTTGCCTACGCACGGGAACGCGGCGGCAGTGTTACGTATGCCGAGGAAGACGGCAAGATCCTGGGCGCGGTGATCACCAACCGCACGGGCATGAGCGGCTTTATCCCTGAAAACATCCTGGTTTACATTGCCGTCCACGGCAAGACGCGCGGGCGCGGTCTGGGCCAACAATTGATGGAAACGGTGCTGGCGAGCGTGGAGGGCAACGTCGCCCTCCACGTTGAACCCCACAACCCGGCTAAAAAGCTGTACGAGCGGCTGGGCTTTACCAACAAATACCTTGAAATGCGGCTGACCCGTTGA
- a CDS encoding DUF3293 domain-containing protein gives MKGEQRTAFLAATYGTGSERFQLVTHPCVAALSWAAGTWVIVTAWNPGGQPQSEADNRRAEQKLLALLVSHPHLPAVNGEGEWAEPSVILPGLGLRLAADLAWRFGQAAVLFGVGQRVALVWLNRDGVRLERFWAQRSEH, from the coding sequence GTGAAGGGGGAGCAGCGGACCGCGTTCCTGGCTGCAACTTACGGTACAGGAAGTGAGCGCTTCCAGCTTGTCACCCATCCCTGCGTCGCCGCGCTGTCCTGGGCCGCTGGGACGTGGGTCATCGTCACCGCCTGGAATCCGGGAGGACAACCTCAATCGGAAGCGGATAACAGGCGGGCTGAGCAAAAATTGCTCGCCTTGCTCGTTTCCCACCCACACCTTCCCGCAGTCAACGGCGAGGGTGAGTGGGCCGAGCCGTCTGTGATTCTGCCCGGTCTGGGCCTGCGCCTCGCAGCTGACCTGGCCTGGAGATTCGGGCAGGCCGCCGTTCTTTTTGGAGTGGGTCAGAGGGTAGCCCTGGTGTGGCTGAACAGGGACGGCGTAAGGCTGGAAAGATTCTGGGCGCAGCGTTCCGAGCACTGA
- the truD gene encoding tRNA pseudouridine(13) synthase TruD has protein sequence MSLVFGWAALRALTEDVGTGGRLRQEPQDFRVEEVGAYPLSGDGDHLYLHLEKTGHTTAHVLRELGTQLGVRDRDIGVAGLKDRHAVTTQWISVPAKYERRLSEFAVDGVRILDTTRHGNKLGMGHLRGNRFVVRVRDAAGGASAAESTLNTLSAQGVPNYFGPQRFGLGGLNAEEGLRVLRGESRLRDPRVRRFLVSSVQSAVFNTFLSLRLERGVFASLLAGDMAKKHDTGGVFLVEDAAVESPRAARGEVSATGTLFGKKTKPLTLDAGALEAEALAHFDLTPGVFASRRGDRRLTRVFPEEVSVTPQEDGYTLAFTLPKGSFATSVLREVMKTEVDSAEPIGAETDESGGEE, from the coding sequence GTGAGTCTGGTGTTTGGATGGGCGGCCCTGCGGGCGTTGACGGAAGACGTGGGAACCGGCGGGCGGTTGCGTCAGGAGCCTCAGGATTTCCGGGTAGAGGAGGTCGGGGCCTACCCGCTCTCCGGCGACGGCGATCACCTGTACCTGCACCTGGAAAAGACCGGACACACCACCGCCCATGTCCTGCGCGAACTGGGCACCCAATTAGGGGTGCGTGACCGCGATATCGGCGTGGCGGGCCTGAAAGATCGGCATGCGGTCACCACGCAATGGATCAGTGTGCCCGCCAAATACGAGCGGCGGCTGAGCGAGTTCGCTGTGGACGGCGTGCGGATTCTGGACACCACCCGCCACGGCAACAAACTGGGCATGGGCCACCTGCGCGGCAACCGCTTTGTGGTTCGCGTGCGAGATGCGGCGGGCGGCGCGTCTGCGGCCGAGTCCACACTGAACACCCTCAGCGCCCAGGGCGTGCCCAACTACTTTGGTCCACAGCGCTTTGGCCTGGGCGGCCTGAATGCCGAGGAGGGGTTGCGTGTGCTGCGCGGCGAATCGCGCCTGCGTGACCCGCGTGTGCGCCGCTTTCTGGTTTCCAGCGTGCAGAGCGCCGTGTTCAACACTTTCCTTAGCCTGCGCCTGGAACGCGGCGTCTTTGCCTCGCTCCTCGCGGGCGACATGGCCAAGAAGCACGATACGGGCGGCGTCTTCCTGGTGGAGGATGCCGCCGTCGAGTCACCCCGCGCCGCGCGGGGCGAGGTCAGCGCCACCGGCACCCTGTTCGGCAAGAAGACCAAACCCCTAACCCTGGACGCCGGAGCGCTGGAGGCCGAGGCGCTGGCCCACTTCGACCTGACGCCGGGGGTGTTCGCCTCCCGGCGCGGCGACCGCCGCCTGACGCGGGTGTTCCCTGAAGAGGTCAGTGTGACCCCGCAGGAGGATGGCTACACCCTGGCCTTCACCCTCCCCAAGGGCAGCTTTGCCACCAGTGTCTTGCGCGAGGTAATGAAGACCGAGGTAGACAGCGCTGAGCCCATTGGTGCGGAGACCGATGAATCAGGCGGTGAGGAATGA
- a CDS encoding MogA/MoaB family molybdenum cofactor biosynthesis protein, protein MTDASQQPASQQHRAAAPRHVRVAVLTISDTRTPETDTSGQYLLAELKAAGHHVAQYRVVRDDAVEIRTALVQFVREATVVLTSGGTGLTGRDVTVPVVESMLTKAIPGFGELFRMLSYQQVGGAAMLSRALGGLCRGSAIFAMPGSLNAVRTAWEGILRDEIGHLAFEIERHGQPGVVTPAGSSLNGQVAPVSPEPSAVRSPTEGKESPEKGTQRSTVPAAPVSRLGRHKKEPPL, encoded by the coding sequence ATGACGGACGCCTCCCAGCAGCCTGCTTCCCAGCAGCACCGCGCCGCCGCGCCGCGCCATGTGCGCGTGGCCGTGCTGACCATCAGCGACACACGCACCCCAGAGACCGACACCAGCGGTCAGTATCTGCTGGCCGAGCTGAAGGCGGCGGGGCACCATGTGGCGCAGTACCGCGTGGTCAGGGACGACGCCGTGGAGATCCGCACCGCGCTGGTGCAGTTCGTGCGCGAGGCGACGGTGGTGCTGACCTCCGGGGGCACCGGCCTGACCGGGCGCGACGTGACCGTCCCAGTGGTGGAATCCATGCTGACTAAAGCCATCCCTGGCTTCGGCGAACTGTTCCGCATGCTCAGCTACCAACAGGTGGGCGGCGCGGCCATGCTGTCGCGGGCGCTGGGCGGACTGTGCCGAGGTTCGGCCATCTTCGCCATGCCGGGCAGTCTGAATGCGGTCAGGACGGCCTGGGAGGGCATCCTGCGTGACGAGATCGGTCACCTGGCCTTCGAGATTGAGCGCCACGGTCAGCCCGGCGTGGTGACCCCGGCTGGATCGTCCCTGAACGGGCAGGTGGCGCCCGTGTCGCCTGAGCCTTCCGCTGTTCGGTCACCCACGGAGGGGAAGGAATCTCCGGAGAAGGGGACGCAGCGGTCCACCGTTCCGGCTGCTCCCGTGTCCCGGCTGGGACGCCACAAGAAGGAGCCACCGCTGTGA
- a CDS encoding DUF721 domain-containing protein: protein MAWDRYNRERYNRGRRLSGPRGLGELMGATLGTARIAKGIGRARAILAWPGAVGPEIARITRARTQQGSVLFVDVRDSAAAHHLSMQRHHFLKALNALLPDAPLSDIRFSVGSVREPVMAPAPPPLPAPDRARARELVREVGEDLRPAALRAAEAITRSRRWREEQGWRPCPVCGEASQEQPCRACCLTLEDPNVIRAARVLMAQPEQLSALPDTLGDSGANAARYLALQRLEGQLDLLALECVRSGQENGYREFLAQQAGMYLSLYLRRPRADLKRSDRALLPERARNVLSAGR from the coding sequence ATGGCCTGGGACCGATACAACCGAGAACGCTACAACCGGGGCCGCCGTCTGAGCGGGCCGCGTGGTCTGGGAGAGCTGATGGGTGCGACGCTGGGCACGGCGCGCATCGCCAAGGGGATCGGACGGGCACGGGCGATTCTGGCGTGGCCGGGGGCAGTGGGTCCCGAGATTGCGCGGATCACCCGGGCACGCACCCAGCAGGGCAGCGTCCTGTTCGTGGATGTGCGCGACAGCGCCGCCGCCCATCACCTGAGCATGCAGCGCCATCATTTTCTCAAGGCCCTGAACGCCCTGCTTCCCGACGCACCCCTGAGCGATATCCGCTTCAGCGTGGGCAGTGTGCGCGAGCCGGTGATGGCTCCTGCGCCGCCGCCCTTGCCGGCCCCGGACCGCGCCCGTGCCCGCGAGCTGGTGCGGGAGGTGGGGGAGGACTTGCGTCCCGCCGCCCTGCGCGCGGCCGAGGCCATCACCCGCTCACGCCGGTGGCGAGAGGAGCAGGGCTGGCGGCCCTGTCCGGTCTGCGGCGAGGCCAGCCAGGAGCAGCCGTGCCGCGCCTGCTGCCTGACCCTGGAAGACCCCAACGTCATACGGGCTGCCCGCGTCCTGATGGCCCAGCCCGAACAGCTGAGTGCCCTGCCCGACACCCTGGGTGACAGTGGGGCCAACGCGGCCCGCTACCTGGCGTTGCAACGGCTGGAAGGACAGCTGGACCTGCTGGCCCTGGAATGCGTCCGCAGCGGCCAGGAGAACGGCTACCGCGAGTTCCTGGCGCAGCAGGCGGGCATGTATCTGTCGCTGTACCTGCGGCGCCCACGGGCAGACCTGAAGCGTTCGGACCGCGCGCTGCTGCCCGAGCGGGCGCGCAACGTGCTGAGCGCCGGGCGCTGA
- the recF gene encoding DNA replication/repair protein RecF (All proteins in this family for which functions are known are DNA-binding proteins that assist the filamentation of RecA onto DNA for the initiation of recombination or recombinational repair.): MNPVRLESLSTLNYRNLAPCTLCFGAGVTGVFGENGAGKTNLLEAIFLALTGQTDVGRLEQLVQSGEREAYVRADLESGGSLSVQEVGLGRGRRQLKVDGVRVRAGDLPRGSAVWIRPEDSELVFGSPSLRRAYLDSLLSRLSARYGQQLGRYERTVSQRNAALKGGEEWAMSVWDDALVKLGTEIIAFRRRALTRLSELATAANAALGSRKTLELTLLETTTPETYAADLAGRRAEELARGSTVSGPHRDDLVLTLGGFPASEYASRGEGRTVALALRRAELELLAERFGEQPILLIDDFSAELDPGRRAFLLELAAGVPQAIVTGTERPPGASAQFWAQSGRFTPVDVPPLTELEADDSAEDELAALPLEVR, from the coding sequence ATGAACCCTGTGCGCCTGGAGTCCCTCTCAACTTTGAATTACCGCAACCTCGCGCCGTGCACGCTGTGCTTTGGAGCGGGCGTGACCGGCGTGTTTGGCGAGAACGGGGCAGGCAAGACCAATCTGCTGGAGGCCATCTTCCTGGCCCTGACGGGTCAGACCGACGTGGGCCGCCTGGAACAGCTGGTGCAGTCCGGTGAGCGCGAGGCCTACGTGCGCGCCGATCTGGAGTCGGGAGGCAGCCTGAGTGTGCAGGAGGTGGGCCTGGGGCGCGGGCGGCGGCAGCTCAAGGTAGACGGCGTGCGCGTTCGCGCAGGCGACCTGCCCCGCGGCAGCGCGGTGTGGATCCGCCCGGAGGATTCCGAACTGGTGTTCGGCTCGCCCAGCCTGCGCCGCGCCTACCTGGATTCGTTGCTGTCGCGCCTGAGCGCCCGCTACGGCCAGCAGCTGGGCCGCTACGAGCGCACGGTGTCACAGCGCAACGCGGCCCTCAAGGGTGGCGAGGAGTGGGCGATGTCGGTGTGGGACGACGCGCTGGTGAAGCTGGGGACCGAGATCATCGCCTTTCGCCGCCGGGCCCTGACCCGCCTGAGCGAACTGGCGACAGCGGCCAACGCCGCGCTGGGCAGCCGCAAGACGCTGGAACTGACCCTGCTGGAAACCACCACGCCCGAAACCTACGCCGCCGATTTGGCTGGGCGCCGGGCCGAGGAGCTGGCGCGCGGTTCCACGGTCAGTGGTCCGCACCGCGACGATCTGGTGCTGACCCTGGGCGGCTTTCCTGCCAGCGAGTATGCCAGCCGGGGCGAGGGCCGCACCGTGGCCCTTGCCCTGCGCCGCGCCGAATTGGAACTGCTGGCCGAGCGTTTTGGTGAACAGCCCATCTTGCTTATCGATGATTTCAGCGCCGAGCTGGATCCCGGACGCCGGGCCTTTCTGCTGGAGCTGGCGGCGGGCGTGCCGCAGGCCATCGTGACCGGCACCGAACGTCCGCCCGGTGCGTCGGCGCAGTTCTGGGCGCAGTCCGGACGGTTCACGCCGGTGGACGTGCCCCCTCTGACCGAGCTGGAGGCGGACGACTCGGCAGAAGATGAGCTGGCCGCTCTGCCACTGGAGGTGCGTTGA
- a CDS encoding DoxX family protein, with translation MRRQPEYALALIRVAVGMVFAWHGFHKIFELGLGNVTAAYQLSGVPLPLLFAPLAAVLELVGGPLLALGLGARGLAGTLALITASVTLAPLLSGRLSLAALEVPLLLLVGSLAVMVGGPGSPALKDRSGAVRPPVRVAGRKRG, from the coding sequence ATGCGGCGACAGCCCGAATATGCCCTGGCCCTGATTCGCGTGGCGGTCGGCATGGTGTTCGCCTGGCACGGCTTTCACAAGATTTTTGAGCTGGGGCTGGGGAATGTCACGGCAGCCTACCAGCTGTCGGGCGTGCCCCTTCCCCTGCTGTTCGCGCCGCTGGCGGCCGTGCTGGAACTGGTGGGCGGGCCGCTGCTGGCGCTGGGTCTGGGCGCACGCGGACTGGCCGGGACGCTGGCCCTGATCACGGCTAGTGTGACCCTGGCACCGTTGCTGTCTGGGCGCCTCAGCCTGGCGGCACTGGAAGTTCCACTGCTGCTGCTCGTGGGCAGTCTGGCCGTCATGGTGGGCGGGCCAGGCTCCCCGGCGCTCAAGGACCGGAGCGGCGCGGTCCGGCCCCCGGTCCGCGTAGCCGGCAGAAAAAGAGGCTGA
- a CDS encoding protease complex subunit PrcB family protein: MKKSLLPVLLLSAGLFSACTMTGPSNLRVHEALLYGGAQERIVWVYGSLTGGAAGSLKLGGQTVELRSQIEDSVATPGSLSVAGKATYRQPTSTIAAPLNVTRRTNGSFDVVTPGGLSAVYYTDGQNWSKLSGLSGTVGSSAVNGLQGAGQLTSEEASVLSAALLGQGPLAVGVLADVPAADAPLAVEPRPTEYRRTALYVLPNVVTVAAGLPPSTGSLNPLPSSPAQVATGARVNFTELVSGTQSGVTEPTVTVAATPAEAASLYAQAYSRQTGAPTPPDPGNATLVGVFLGQRATGGYGVTITGASASGGTLTLVARLRAPQAGAITTQAITSPWTIVRVEGKYQNVRVVDEAGNPLR, from the coding sequence ATGAAGAAATCCCTCCTGCCCGTCCTTCTCCTGAGCGCGGGTCTGTTCAGCGCCTGTACCATGACCGGTCCCAGTAATCTGCGGGTCCATGAAGCGCTGCTGTACGGCGGCGCGCAGGAGCGCATCGTATGGGTCTACGGCTCGTTGACGGGTGGCGCGGCAGGCAGCCTGAAGCTGGGCGGCCAGACCGTGGAACTCCGATCCCAGATAGAGGACTCGGTGGCCACTCCCGGGAGCCTCAGCGTGGCTGGCAAGGCCACCTACCGCCAGCCCACCTCCACCATCGCCGCCCCGTTGAACGTTACCCGCCGCACCAACGGTTCGTTCGACGTGGTCACCCCTGGTGGCCTCAGCGCGGTGTACTACACGGATGGGCAGAACTGGAGCAAGCTGAGCGGTCTGAGTGGAACGGTGGGGTCCAGCGCCGTGAACGGGCTTCAGGGGGCCGGGCAGCTGACGTCCGAGGAAGCGAGCGTGCTCAGTGCGGCGCTGCTGGGTCAGGGGCCACTAGCGGTAGGCGTGCTGGCCGATGTGCCTGCCGCCGACGCTCCGCTGGCGGTGGAACCCAGGCCCACCGAGTACCGCCGTACCGCGCTCTACGTGCTGCCGAATGTCGTCACCGTCGCGGCAGGGCTTCCGCCGTCAACTGGATCTCTGAATCCTCTGCCGTCCTCTCCCGCCCAGGTGGCTACAGGAGCGCGCGTGAACTTCACCGAACTCGTCAGCGGCACCCAGTCGGGCGTCACTGAACCTACCGTCACTGTGGCCGCCACACCCGCCGAGGCTGCCTCCCTGTATGCGCAGGCCTATTCGCGTCAGACCGGCGCACCCACCCCACCTGATCCCGGCAACGCCACCCTGGTCGGCGTGTTTCTGGGCCAGCGTGCCACCGGCGGCTACGGTGTAACCATCACCGGGGCCAGCGCGTCAGGCGGTACCCTGACCCTTGTTGCGCGGCTCCGTGCGCCGCAGGCGGGGGCCATCACGACGCAGGCCATCACCAGCCCGTGGACTATCGTGCGCGTGGAAGGCAAGTACCAGAACGTGCGGGTGGTGGATGAGGCGGGCAACCCGCTGCGCTGA
- the recN gene encoding DNA repair protein RecN, translating into MTRKARAPRAEKTATLSRPPTSAPAALAGPALARLEVRNLATIRELELDFAGGLSVFTGETGAGKSIIVDALGLLLGSRANTDLIRTGENDLLVTGFWNEEVGLSSADQTSGDQRSASRRLATQGRGVARLDGEVVSVRELQEWAQTRLTIHWQHSAVSLLGPANQRALLDRGLPDHSAAYTHAYREWQEARARLERLRTGERERARQLDLLTFQAREIAEVAPLPGEEEPLQAELNRLANLETIAQSAAGALTLISDGDENALGFLGEAVRALNASARYDEASAALQQELRAALDSLQAVSGELRAVAEDGAADPEELARVEGRLGALGKLRTKYGPTLEDVLEFQAGVEEELRVLTRDEQDAGTLDADVEALLEELRRVGAALDSARRERAAPLAAELVAVIRELGMPHARLEFQLSPLSEPALYGLSDVTIQFTANPGEDLAPLSDVASGGELSRVMLAISTVLGADTPAVVFDEVDAGIGGGAALAVAEQLYRLARSRQVMVVTHLAQIAARADHHFKVEKAVEAGRTVSRVRPLSPDERLEEIARMLGGNTSEAALGHARELMTGVPQR; encoded by the coding sequence ATGACCCGCAAGGCCCGCGCCCCGCGCGCTGAGAAAACTGCCACTCTGTCCAGGCCGCCCACATCGGCTCCGGCGGCCCTTGCTGGCCCCGCGCTGGCCCGGCTGGAGGTCCGTAACCTCGCCACCATTCGTGAACTGGAACTGGACTTTGCTGGCGGCCTGAGCGTCTTTACCGGCGAGACGGGCGCAGGCAAGAGCATCATCGTGGACGCGCTGGGGCTGCTGCTGGGCTCACGGGCGAACACAGACCTGATCCGGACCGGCGAGAATGATCTGCTGGTTACGGGCTTCTGGAATGAGGAGGTGGGCCTCAGCAGTGCCGATCAGACCAGTGGCGATCAGCGCAGCGCCAGCCGACGTCTGGCGACCCAGGGGCGCGGCGTAGCCCGGCTGGACGGTGAGGTGGTCAGCGTGCGCGAATTGCAGGAATGGGCGCAGACCCGTCTGACGATCCACTGGCAGCACAGCGCGGTCAGTCTGCTGGGACCGGCCAACCAGCGCGCCCTGCTGGACCGGGGCCTGCCCGATCACAGCGCCGCCTATACCCATGCTTACCGCGAGTGGCAGGAAGCCCGGGCCCGGCTGGAGCGGCTGCGCACCGGTGAGCGCGAACGCGCCCGGCAACTGGACCTGCTGACCTTCCAGGCCCGCGAGATCGCCGAGGTGGCCCCCCTGCCCGGCGAGGAAGAGCCCCTGCAGGCCGAGCTGAACCGCCTCGCCAACCTGGAAACCATTGCCCAGAGCGCGGCGGGGGCTCTAACCTTGATCTCGGACGGCGATGAGAACGCGCTGGGCTTTCTGGGCGAGGCGGTGCGCGCCCTGAATGCCAGCGCCCGTTACGACGAAGCGAGCGCCGCGTTGCAGCAGGAACTGCGTGCGGCCCTGGACAGCCTGCAGGCCGTGTCCGGCGAGCTGCGCGCGGTGGCCGAGGACGGGGCGGCGGACCCCGAGGAACTGGCCCGCGTGGAGGGCCGTCTGGGCGCGCTGGGCAAGCTGCGGACCAAGTATGGCCCCACGTTGGAGGATGTGCTGGAATTTCAGGCCGGGGTGGAGGAGGAGCTAAGAGTCCTGACCCGTGACGAGCAGGATGCCGGAACCCTGGATGCCGACGTGGAGGCCTTGCTGGAGGAGCTGCGCCGGGTTGGCGCCGCGCTGGATAGCGCCCGCAGGGAACGCGCCGCGCCGCTGGCCGCGGAACTGGTGGCGGTGATTCGCGAACTCGGCATGCCGCACGCCCGCCTGGAATTCCAGCTGTCCCCACTGTCCGAACCGGCCCTGTACGGCCTCAGCGACGTGACCATTCAGTTCACCGCCAACCCCGGCGAGGATCTGGCCCCGCTCTCGGACGTGGCCTCCGGGGGGGAGCTGTCGCGCGTGATGCTGGCGATCAGCACCGTGCTGGGCGCAGATACCCCTGCCGTGGTCTTCGACGAGGTGGACGCCGGGATTGGCGGTGGCGCGGCGCTGGCTGTAGCCGAGCAGTTGTACCGTCTGGCCCGCAGCCGTCAGGTCATGGTGGTGACCCACCTGGCCCAGATCGCCGCCCGCGCAGACCACCACTTCAAGGTGGAAAAGGCGGTGGAGGCGGGACGCACCGTCAGCCGTGTGCGGCCCCTGTCGCCAGATGAACGCCTGGAGGAGATTGCCCGCATGCTGGGCGGCAACACTTCCGAGGCTGCGCTGGGGCACGCCCGCGAGCTGATGACGGGCGTGCCCCAGCGCTAA
- a CDS encoding alginate biosynthesis protein AlgP — MSMKYESTGGVSKRSLLLLGGLAALALNKDVRRSLVGGTRHAWIDAQDTLESTVKPALADAAAQAQQTAQLVSHEAQKSAQLLALEAAKRGSTVLEAWKEEGAPQAQAWLETAREAAVELASTAQEKAAELAETAQKHGGVLAEVAQERGSELAESVQKRGSQLAAVAQERAAELSAEAQARAAAAQREAKKRAASLEKDAQQMSDKRSKQAQDALKSARKNASNTLDDVQNSGLGLLSTVQDSGVGLLSNLQGWMQDTLIDTGDTLENRRCTAEKALSRARRQAEKDLRAGGKNWNTKKLEKAVTKKVSPLQKELDKELKTLEKQARLARKSDNSGGGLGVGIMTLLLLGGGAVVLARVPAARKAILDAVGMVSPEAAENLHRFSRNARNVIGSAWLEQIEEPAATPAPGAAASTRAGTTGGTWGASTEPGAPATARTQAEEQAGKPANASETDVAKTAADKDTQPKTN, encoded by the coding sequence ATGTCCATGAAATACGAATCCACCGGCGGCGTCAGCAAACGCAGCCTGCTGCTGCTGGGCGGGCTGGCCGCGCTGGCCCTGAACAAGGACGTCCGCCGCTCCCTAGTGGGCGGCACTCGGCACGCCTGGATCGATGCCCAGGACACCCTGGAAAGCACGGTCAAGCCCGCGCTCGCCGACGCCGCAGCGCAGGCCCAGCAGACCGCTCAGCTCGTGTCGCACGAGGCGCAGAAGTCGGCGCAGCTCCTGGCCCTGGAAGCCGCCAAGCGTGGATCAACCGTCCTAGAAGCCTGGAAGGAGGAGGGCGCGCCCCAGGCGCAGGCTTGGCTGGAAACGGCCCGCGAGGCAGCGGTAGAGCTGGCCTCCACCGCCCAGGAAAAAGCGGCTGAGTTGGCTGAAACCGCACAGAAACACGGAGGCGTGTTGGCCGAGGTAGCACAGGAGCGTGGCAGCGAACTGGCGGAATCCGTCCAGAAGCGCGGCAGCCAGCTGGCCGCCGTCGCTCAGGAACGCGCGGCCGAACTCTCGGCAGAGGCTCAGGCACGGGCTGCAGCAGCGCAGAGGGAAGCGAAAAAGCGGGCCGCCAGTCTGGAAAAAGACGCCCAGCAGATGTCGGACAAGCGCAGCAAGCAAGCCCAGGACGCTCTGAAGTCTGCTCGTAAAAATGCCAGCAACACGCTCGATGACGTTCAGAACAGCGGGTTGGGCCTGTTGAGCACCGTTCAGGACAGTGGAGTGGGCCTGCTCAGCAACCTCCAGGGCTGGATGCAGGACACCCTGATCGATACTGGCGACACGCTAGAAAACCGCCGTTGTACCGCCGAGAAGGCCCTGAGCCGCGCCCGCCGTCAGGCCGAGAAGGACCTGCGCGCAGGCGGTAAGAACTGGAACACCAAAAAACTGGAGAAAGCCGTGACCAAGAAAGTTTCGCCGTTGCAAAAAGAGCTGGATAAGGAACTCAAGACGCTGGAGAAGCAGGCCAGACTGGCCCGTAAGAGTGACAACAGCGGCGGAGGCCTGGGTGTGGGCATCATGACCCTGCTGCTGTTGGGTGGCGGCGCGGTGGTGCTGGCCCGCGTGCCCGCCGCCCGCAAGGCCATTCTGGACGCCGTGGGCATGGTCAGTCCCGAAGCAGCCGAGAACCTTCACCGCTTTAGCCGCAATGCCCGCAACGTGATTGGCTCGGCGTGGCTGGAGCAGATTGAGGAACCGGCGGCGACGCCCGCCCCCGGCGCGGCGGCGTCCACCCGCGCAGGTACAACCGGCGGAACCTGGGGCGCCTCCACCGAGCCAGGCGCTCCGGCCACCGCCCGCACACAAGCCGAGG